DNA sequence from the Pseudoliparis swirei isolate HS2019 ecotype Mariana Trench chromosome 6, NWPU_hadal_v1, whole genome shotgun sequence genome:
gggggggcagcgtgAGTAGAGGGGGGGCACCGTGAGTAGAGGGGGGGCAGGTGAGTAGAGGGGGGGCAGCGTGAGTAGAGGGGGGCAGCGGAGCAGAGGGGGCAGTGAGTAGAGGGCAAAGTGGTGGAGGGGCAGCGTGAGTGGGGGCAAAGTAGAGGGGCGTGAGTGGGGGCAGCGTGAGTGGGGGGCAGAGAGGGGGCGTGAGTAGAGAGGTGGGGGGCAGCGTGAGTAGGGGGCAGCGATAGGGGGGCACAGTGAGTAGAGGGGGGCAAAGGAGCAGTGGGGGCAGTGAGAGGGGCAGTGAGCAGAGGGGGGCATGTGAGCAGAGGGGGGCAACTGTGAGTAGAGGGGTAAATTTATAGAGGGGGGGCGTGAGTAGAGGGGGCAGCGTGAGAGGGGGGCAGCGGAGCAGAGgggcagtgagtagagggggGCAGCGTGAGTGGGGGCAGTGAGCAGAGAGGGGGCAGCGTGAGTAGAGGGGGGGCAGCGTGAGTAGagggggggtgagagggggtgcgtgaggaggaggggggcaggaAGTGGAGTAGAGGGGGGCACGAGTGGGGGGGCACCGTGAGAGAGGGGGCACCGTGAGTGGGGGCAGCGTGGAGGGGGGCAGCGtgagtagaggggggggggtgagtagAGGGGGGGGCAGCGTGAGTAGAGGGGGGGCAGCGTGAGTAGAGGGGGGCAGCGTgagtagagggggggggcagcgtgAGTGGGGGCAGAGTAGAGGGGGGGCAGCGTGAGTGGGGGCACCGAGTGGTGGGGGCATGGTGGGGAGGCATGAGTGGAGACTGGCGTAGAGGGGGGCAGCGTGAGTGGGGGGCAGCGTGAGTAGAGGGGGGCAGCGGTGAGGGGTAGAGGGGGGCAGCGTGAGTAGAGGGGGCAGCGTGAGTGGGGGGCAGCGTGAGTAGAGGGGGGCAGCAGAGGGGTGAGTAGGGGGCAccgagagagggggggaagcgtgagagaggggggcagtgagtagagggggGGCACAGagcagagggggggaggagggggggggcgtgagTAGAGGGGGGGTGTGCGTGAGTAGAGGGGGCAGTGTGAGTGGGGGCAGCGTGTATTGAGTAGagagcagcgtgtgtgtgttacagtgtgtgtgtgttacagtgtgtgtgtgtgtgttacagtgtgtgtgttacagtgtgtgtatgtgttacagtgtgtgtgtgttacagtgtgtgtgtgttacagtgtgtgtgtgtgtgttacagtgtgtgtgtgtgttagtgtgtgtgtgtgtgtgttacactgtgtgtgtgtgtgttacagtgtgtgtgttacagtgtgtgtgtgtgtgggtgtgtgtgtgtgtgtgtgtgttacagtgtgtgtgttacagtgtgtgtgttacaattaataataatatgtgtgtgtgtgtgttacagtgtgtgtgttacagtgtgtgtgtgtgtgtgttacagtgtgtgtgttacagtgtgttacagtgtgtgtgtgtgtgttacagtgtgtatgttacagtgtgtgtgtgttagtgcagcagtgtgtgtgtgtgtgttacagtgtgtgtattaaataatatattaatattaaatattaatattatatgtaatatgtgtgtgtgcaaaaggcagtgtgtgtgtgtgtgtgtgtgtaagcgcagtgtgtgtgcagttacagtgtgtgtgtaaaatacagtgtgtacagtgtgtgtgtgtgtgtgtgtgtgtaatattacagtgtgtgtgtgtgtgttagtgtgtgtgttacagtgtatattaatgtgtatatatatattattgtgtgtgtgttatgtaaggcagtgtgtgttacagtgtgtatgtgtatgttacagtgtgtgtgttacagtgtgtgtgtatgtgttacagtgtgtgtgtgtaatattaattaataataatatatacatgtgtgtgtgtgttacagtgtgtgtgtgtatgtgtgtacagtgtgtgtgtacagtgtgtgtgtgtgtgtgttacaggcaggtgttacagtgtgtgtgtgtgttactgtgtgtgtgttactgtgtgtgtaacagtgtgtgtgtgtgtgttacagtgtgtgtgttacagtgtgtgtgtgtgtgttacagtgtgtgtgttacagtgtgtgtgtgtgtgtgttacagtgtgtgtgttacagtgtgttacagtgtgtgtgtgttacagtgtgtgtgtgtgttacagtgtgtgtgtgtgttacagtgtgtgtgtgtgttattatattaatatttaagtgtgtgtgtgtagtgtgtgttacaggtgtgtgtgttacaaggTAATAGTGTAtataatattagtatatatattacaatgttacaggtgtgtgtaagCTAGTAcagtgttacaggtgtgtgttacagtgtgttacagtgtgtgtgtgtgttacagtgtgtaaaaaggtgtgtgtgtacagtgtgtgtgcgtgtgtagaaacagtgtgtgtgttacagtgtgtgtgtgtgttacagtgtgtgttggcagtgtgtgtgtgtgtgttacagtgtgtgtgtgtgtgtgtgtacagtgtgtgtgtgttacagtagaagagcagtgtgtgtgtgtgttacagtgtgtgttatatgtgtgtgttacagtgtgtgttgcGTGCGTGTTACAGTGTGcagctacagtgtgtgtgtagctacagtgtgtgtgtgtgtaaaatacagtgtgtgcacagtgtgtgtgtgtgtgttacagtgtgtgtgttggtgtgtgtgttatgcgtgtgtgtgttacgtgtgtagctattatgtgtgtgttacagtgtgtgtagttATGTATGTGTTACAGTGTGGTAGTTACAGTGTGTAGGTTACAGCGTGCGTGTGTagctgcgcgtgtgtgttggcGTGTTACAGGGTGTGTGTAAGACAGTGTGGTAGCCATaggtgtgtgtaaatatgtgcAGCCAGGTGTAGAAGAGAGTGGGGtggaaatatgtgtgtgtgtgtgaagagtgtgtgtgcagccatAGTGTGTAGTGTTACAGCaagttacaggtgtgtgtgtaaatatagtgTGGTGGTAGTTACAGTGTGATGTGGTATGGCGTGTGTAAAGAGTGTGCAGTTACAGTGCAgtgcatagtgtgtgtgtaatatgcagaaatagtgtgtgtgtagttatgtgttacagtgtgtgtgtgttacagtgtgtgtgtgttacagtgtgtgtgtgctccacagGTAGAGACACCAATGTGTTGGTGTACATCAAGAGGAGACTCTCCATGTGCTCCAGGAAACTAGGAAGAACAAGAGAAGCTGTGAAGATGATGAGAGatgtaagtacacacacacacacacacacacacacgtacactcacacgtacacacacacacacacacacacacgtacactcacacgtacacacacacacacacacacacacacacgtacacacacacacacacacacacatacacacacacacacatacacacactgtaacacacacacacacactgtaacacactgtaacacacacatacacacacacacacactgtaacacactgtaatacacactgtaacacacacacacacacactgtaacacacacactgtaacacacacacacatacacacgtacacacacacacacgtacacacacacatacacacacacacacgtatacacacacacacacatacacacacacgtatacacacacacatacacacacacacacacatacacatacacacacacatacacatacacacacacgtacacatacacacacatacacacgtacacatacacacacatacacatacacacacatacacatacacatacacacacacacgtacacacacacacacacccccccctggCCCCCTGCGTTACATGTAACTCCAGTTGTGTGTCTTCCAGTTAATGAAGGAGTTCCCTCTCCTCAGTATGTTCAACCTCCATGAGAACCTCCTGGAggcgctgctgcagctgcagggcTACGCCGACGTGCAGGCCGTGCTGGCCAAGTACGACGGTGAGCCCCGCGCCTTGAACGCCCCGCGCGCCTTGAACGCCCCGCGCGCCTTGAACGCCCCGCGCCTTGAGCGCCCGCTCCAGCGCCCTGACGCCCCGCTCACCCTCGCtaaactcctccccctctgcccACAGATATCAGTTTACCCAAATCTGCAACCATATGCTACACAGCTGCCTTGCTCAAGGCCAGGGCGGTGTCAGACAAGTGAGTGTtgttgttatcattattattattaattgaacCCTGTGGCTCTGGTTCATTCAGGGAAATAAATGTAAAGACGTGTAAACACACAttactgactctctctctctctaggttCTCTCCTGAAGCGGCCTCCAGGCGGGGCCTCAGCACAGCGGAGATGAACGCAGTGGAAGCGATTCACCGAGCGGTGGAGTTCAACCCCCACGTCCCCAAAGTGAGTTCACCACGTCCCCCCATGTGTCCACGCACTTCATGTTGACAtgaactctcctcctcctcctcctcctcctcctcctcctcctcagtaccTGCTGGAGATGAAGAGTCTGATCCTCCCCCCTGAGCACATCCTGAAGCGCGGGGACAGCGAGGCCATCGCCTACGCCTTCTTCCACCTGCAGCACTGGAAACGGGTGGAGGGCGCCCTGAACCTGCTGCACTGCACCTGGGAGGgcagtgagtacacacacacacacacacacacacacacacacacacacacacacacacacgcacacacacacacacacacacacactctcacacacacacacacacacacactctcacacacgcacacacacactctcacacacacacacacacactcacacactcacacacacacactcactcactcactcacacacactcactcacacactcacactcacacacacacactcacctgtccgtgtctctgcagccttcaGGATGATCCCCTACCCTCTGGAGAAAGGTCACCTGTTCTACCCGTACCCCATCTGCACCGAGACGGCCGACAGGGAGCTGCTAcccagtgagacacacacacacacagagacacacacacacactcacagagagagacacacacacagacacacacacacacacacagagagagacacacacacagacacacacacagagacacacacacacacacacagagagacacacacacacacagacacacagagacacacacacacacagagacacacacacacacacacagagacacacacacacagacacacacagagacacacacacagagacacacacacacacacagacacacacacacacacacacacacacacacacacacacacacacacacagagagacacacacacacacagagagagacacacacacagagacacacacacacacagagagagagagacaagatagGAGACGAGATGAGGAAACGAGATAGCAGATGAGGAGAAGAGTTAGGAGACGAGATAGGAGACGGGGAGAAGAGTAAGGAGACGAGATATGAGATGAGAAGTGTCCTCGCCTCGTAGGCGTCATTTTAAGAGCCGTCTATGAAACTCTTTGGTCCCACGGGAGGCCTAGGAGACAGGAAAGGCCTCTAGTGGATGtgaaggggtcagaggtcaacagcTTTACACCATTTAACATATTTTCTTTATCGGCATAAAAACATAGAACACGACGAACGACTAAGAACATTaaactattgttattattatgaaagGCTTCTGTGATTTAGAGACAGTAACGACCTGATGTACCTgtgcaaactgactgtgtgtgtgtgtgtgcgtgtctgtgtgtgtctgtgtccgtgtgtgtctctgtgtgtgtgtgtgtgtgcgtctctgtgtgtgtctctgtgtgtgtgtgtgtgtgtggaagcagTGTTCCACGAGGTGTCGGTCTACCCCAAGAAGGAGCTccccttcttcatcctcttcaccgCTGGTCTCTGCTCCTTCACCGCCATGTTGGCTCTGCTCACACACCAGTTCCCCGAGCTCATGGGCGTGTTTGCTAAAGctgtgagtcacacacacacacacgcagtcagtcacacacacacacgcacaaacacacacagacagacacacacagacagacacacacacacacaaagacacacacaggttctgTAAAGTTGTTTTTAACCTTTATTGAAACAAAGTCTCCACATTGTTTCATTTAATGAAACCAATGCGGTTTAAAGACGTTTATTCACCTTCAGACGAGCTGCTACAGATTCACCTAGTCTGTTagatctcctcttcctcctcataacACACTAaaattctcctcctcttcctcgtagTTCCTCAGCACGCTGTTTGCTCCTCTCAACTTCATCATGGAGAAGGTGGAGAGCATCCTGCCGTCCAGCCTCTGGCACCAACTCACCCGCATCTGACCCGGACCGACCCAGAACTGGACCGACCCGGTCCCGGACTGACTTGGACCCGGATCCAGGACATCCTCCCGGGACCAAGTGCTGAACGGACCCCTGAGGCCTCTTTGTGCCGGTCAGAACCGAGAGGCGAAAAAGGCAAAAACACTGGAATCcagatttagttttttctttatttgatatgtttgcgtttttttcttcttttttcaaatcATTTAAATTTCTTTTTGTTGTACAAAAAaccagaaaagaaaaagaggcgaTCAGTTTACcgtcataaaaaaagaagtgaaaagacaaaaaaatacaataaaggaCTTTTTGTGTATCGCTGCAAGTCGACTTCTTCACGCCGTTCTTTTGGGTCCCGACCCgggagaagccccgccccttgccTTCAGAGAACAATCATTATGTATTTAATATGAtctttaacattattattattataaccttCCCACTTACTAAACTGATTTTAatttacacaaacatatatttacataaagaaACTAAATGTGTGAACTTAAAAGTAAACGGTTTAGTTTAAATATGATGCAGAGTAAATAAATACAGTGGAATAAGTAAAAGGAGTTTGAAATACATCAAACTAGTTAAAAGGTTTTTAACGGCGACGAATAGTTTTAAGCTACGTTTGAATATTGAAAGTGACACTAATGTAGTGTAACATCCGTAGAGTTTAAATGGATGcattaaataaacatttggTAAACCCTGTTTTATTTAGTATCTGCTAAGGTGAAAAACCCTCGACGGCCACCAGGTGGCGCAGTTTCAGCCGCATAAATTCGGCCTGTTGGGAAgaaacagcgccctctggtggagaaTCAGGAGCGCGACATGTTCTCACGTTCTGCCAAACAGAAAACCTTCAAGCACAACGAcgttaaaacactttaaatgtaattaaaataatcTCACTTATTATTCTAAAGTCAAATAACCATGAAGTCAGAATAAAGCCTCAAACAGGAGAAACGGTTTATGATCTTTAGTGAGTTCAAACTCTAGTGAAGCCTGAAACAgaagcttttactttgaagtgaGC
Encoded proteins:
- the LOC130194635 gene encoding suppressor of tumorigenicity 7 protein homolog isoform X2 → MFGTESSLSMFLNTLTPKFYVALTGTSSLISGLILIFEWWYFRKYGTSFIEQVSVSHLRPLLGGVDSSSPSSSSSSSGEADSSRQSVSECKVWRNPLNLFRGAEYNRYTWVTGREPLTYYDMNLSAQDHQTFFTCDSDHLRPADAIMQKAWRERNPPSRISAAHDALELEDCATAFILLAEEEATTIMEAERLFRQALKAGEGSYRNSQQLQHHGAPHEAQHRRDTNVLVYIKRRLSMCSRKLGRTREAVKMMRDLMKEFPLLSMFNLHENLLEALLQLQGYADVQAVLAKYDDISLPKSATICYTAALLKARAVSDKFSPEAASRRGLSTAEMNAVEAIHRAVEFNPHVPKYLLEMKSLILPPEHILKRGDSEAIAYAFFHLQHWKRVEGALNLLHCTWEGTFRMIPYPLEKGHLFYPYPICTETADRELLPMFHEVSVYPKKELPFFILFTAGLCSFTAMLALLTHQFPELMGVFAKAFLSTLFAPLNFIMEKVESILPSSLWHQLTRI
- the LOC130194635 gene encoding suppressor of tumorigenicity 7 protein homolog isoform X3, with product MFLNTLTPKFYVALTGTSSLISGLILIFEWWYFRKYGTSFIEQVSVSHLRPLLGGVDSSSPSSSSSSSGEADSSRQSVSECKVWRNPLNLFRGAEYNRYTWVTGREPLTYYDMNLSAQDHQTFFTCDSDHLRPADAIMQKAWRERNPPSRISAAHDALELEDCATAFILLAEEEATTIMEAERLFRQALKAGEGSYRNSQQLQHHGAPHEAQHRRDTNVLVYIKRRLSMCSRKLGRTREAVKMMRDLMKEFPLLSMFNLHENLLEALLQLQGYADVQAVLAKYDDISLPKSATICYTAALLKARAVSDKFSPEAASRRGLSTAEMNAVEAIHRAVEFNPHVPKYLLEMKSLILPPEHILKRGDSEAIAYAFFHLQHWKRVEGALNLLHCTWEGTFRMIPYPLEKGHLFYPYPICTETADRELLPTVFHEVSVYPKKELPFFILFTAGLCSFTAMLALLTHQFPELMGVFAKAFLSTLFAPLNFIMEKVESILPSSLWHQLTRI
- the LOC130194635 gene encoding suppressor of tumorigenicity 7 protein homolog isoform X1 codes for the protein MFGTESSLSMFLNTLTPKFYVALTGTSSLISGLILIFEWWYFRKYGTSFIEQVSVSHLRPLLGGVDSSSPSSSSSSSGEADSSRQSVSECKVWRNPLNLFRGAEYNRYTWVTGREPLTYYDMNLSAQDHQTFFTCDSDHLRPADAIMQKAWRERNPPSRISAAHDALELEDCATAFILLAEEEATTIMEAERLFRQALKAGEGSYRNSQQLQHHGAPHEAQHRRDTNVLVYIKRRLSMCSRKLGRTREAVKMMRDLMKEFPLLSMFNLHENLLEALLQLQGYADVQAVLAKYDDISLPKSATICYTAALLKARAVSDKFSPEAASRRGLSTAEMNAVEAIHRAVEFNPHVPKYLLEMKSLILPPEHILKRGDSEAIAYAFFHLQHWKRVEGALNLLHCTWEGTFRMIPYPLEKGHLFYPYPICTETADRELLPTVFHEVSVYPKKELPFFILFTAGLCSFTAMLALLTHQFPELMGVFAKAFLSTLFAPLNFIMEKVESILPSSLWHQLTRI